In Carassius carassius chromosome 7, fCarCar2.1, whole genome shotgun sequence, one genomic interval encodes:
- the LOC132143306 gene encoding serine protease 23-like, with protein MALLVLLLLLLGSASGSAPGPQWPLQRVPVVWPQRTEERPAPHFLRPAQLELNSSCGPECHKQAPAPSYWDLRQFLSYETLHSSGQLTETAVGIYGFDAEAFYRPPTGRSRRRRQIFGPDSRFSIVGQDFLMNYPFSTAVKLSTGCSGTLVGDRHVLTAAHCIHDGKNYVKGAQRLKVGFLKPRQREMSGRNSSGAGKMKFQWIRVKRTHVPKGWITNTGSANDIGMDYDYALLELKKAHKRRHMKLGISPAVKQLPGKRVQFSGFDNDRAGQLVYRFCEAGDETYDLLYQRCDAQPGASGSGVYARMWNRRRRRWERKVIGIFSGHQWVDLSGTSHEFNVAVRITPLKFAQICYWIKGNYVDCREG; from the exons ATGGCTCTGctcgtgctgctgctgctgctgctgggctcGGCGTCAGGCTCGGCCCCGGGACCCCAGTGGCCCCTTCAGCGTGTGCCTGTGGTTTGGCCCCAGCGGACGGAGGAGCGTCCAGCGCCTCACTTCCTGCGGCCCGCTCAGCTGGAGCTCAACTCTTCCTGTGGCCCCGAGTGCCACAAACAGGCCCCTGCTCCCAGCTACTGGGACCTGCGTCAGTTCCTGTCCTACGAAACGCTGCACTCCAGCGGCCAGCTGACCGAGACTGCGGTGGGCATCTACGGATTTGATGCCGAGGCCTTCTACAGGCCCCCCACCGGCCGCTCCAGACGCAGACGCCAGATCTTCGGTCCGGACAGCCGCTTCAGTATCGTCGGCCAGGACTTCCTCATGAACTACCCCTTCTCCACCGCGGTCAAGCTGTCCACCGGATGCTCGGGGACGCTGGTGGGGGATCGGCACGTCCTCACGGCAGCACACTGCATTCACGACGGAAAGAACTACGTCAAAGGAGCCCAGAGGCTGAAAGTGGGCTTCCTGAAGCCACGGCAGAGAGAGATGTCTGGCAGAAACAGCTCTGGAGCGGGGAAGATGAAGTTCCAGTGGATCCGAGTCAAGCGCACACACGTGCCCAAGGGCTGGATTACCAACACT GGCTCAGCCAACGACATCGGCATGGATTACGACTACGCCCTGCTGGAGCTGAAGAAGGCCCACAAGCGGAGGCACATGAAGCTGGGCATCAGCCCCGCGGTCAAGCAGCTGCCCGGGAAGCGAGTGCAGTTCTCTGGGTTTGATAACGACCGGGCGGGTCAGCTGGTGTACCGCTTCTGTGAGGCCGGGGATGAAACCTACGACCTCCTGTACCAGCGCTGCGACGCTCAGCCGGGGGCCAGTGGCTCCGGGGTCTATGCCCGCATGTGGAACCGCAGACGCCGGCGCTGGGAGCGTAAGGTCATCGGGATCTTCTCCGGACACCAGTGGGTGGACCTCAGTGGCACGTCTCACGAGTTCAACGTGGCGGTGCGCATCACTCCGCTGAAGTTCGCCCAGATCTGCTACTGGATCAAGGGAAACTACGTGGACTGCAGAGAAGGCTAA
- the tmem39a gene encoding transmembrane protein 39A produces MPGGRRGPSRQQLSRSALPSLQTLVGGGLSNGAGLRCRNSGVVGLSPPLTALITPEPVRHSRIPDLPLDSNMLFEALLFLYLLVALFVQYINIYRTVWWSSYSHPSASTSLSFHLMDCHLAVFITVMLARRLVWTIISEASLATPSSLLQYVSLIVLRLILLTLCGWVLCWTLVNLFKNHSVLNLLFLGYPFGVYVPLCCFHQEGRAPSDCGFSEPDGSDGPLSRPKDFLTLLRENLRDQLSSPKHIPTHTCPQSPELIRSEVEELKTDFNRRIKEVLFNSLFSAYYVAFLPLCFVKSTQYYDMRWSCEHLIMVWINAFVMLMSQLLPPGYCDLLHRSASHLGRWQRLEPGSYSNTPQHIWSDSTVWPQGVLVRHSRSLYKAIAPYNVALPSDVSHARFYFLFHKPLRILNLLIGIESSVVLYQLYSLLRSERWNHTLSLGLILFCNYYVLFKLLRDRLVLGKAYSHPLAAGLNLKPQ; encoded by the exons ATGCCCGGGGGCCGCAGGGGTCCCAGTAGACAGCAGCTGAGCCGCTCCGCACTGCCCTCACTGCAGACGCTGGTGGGCGGCGGCCTCAGCAATGGGGCGGGGCTCCGGTGCAG gaacaGCGGGGTGGTGGGTCTGTCCCCCCCCCTCACGGCCCTCATCACTCCTGAACCTGTCCGTCATTCCCGTATTCCCGATCTTCCTCTGGACAGTAacatgctgttcgaggcgctgctCTTCCTCTACCTGCTGGTGGCGCTCTTCGTTCAGTACATCAACATCTACAGGACGGTGTGGTGGTCTTCATACAGCCACCCCTCCGCCTCCACGTCACTG AGCTTCCACCTGATGGACTGTCACCTGGCCGTCTTCATCACAGTGATGCTGGCCAGGAGACTGGTGTGGACCATCATCTCAGAA gcctCTCTGGCGACTCCGTCGTCTCTTCTGCAGTACGTGTCTCTGATCGTGCTGCGGTTGATCTTGCTGACGCTGTGTGGATGGGTTCTGTGCTGGACCCTCGTCAATCTCTTCAAGAATCACTCCGTGCTCAACCTGCTCTTCCTGGGATATCC GTTCGGTGTTTACGTGCCGCTCTGCTGCTTCCATCAGGAGGGTCGAGCTCCATCCGACTGTGGTTTCTCCGAGCCGGACGGATCCGACGGTCCTCTGTCACGGCCCAAAGATTTCCTGACCCTGCTGCGAGAGAACCTGCGTGATCAGCTCTCCAGCCCTAAACACATCCCCACACACACCTGCCCACAATCACCTGAGCTCATCCGCAGCGAGGTCGAGGAGCTCAAGACCGACTTCAACCGCCGCATCAAAGAAGTGCTCTTCAACTCGCTCTTCAGCGCTTATTACGTGGCCTTCCTGCCACTGTGCTTCGTCAAG AGCACACAGTACTACGACATGCGCTGGTCCTGCGAGCATCTGATCATGGTGTGGATCAATGCGTTTGTGATGCTGATGAGCCAGCTGCTTCCTCCTGGTTACTGTGATCTTCTGCATCGCTCTGCATCACATCTGGGTCGCTGGCAGCGTCTGGAGCCCGGATCCTACAGCAACACCCCACAGCACAT CTGGTCTGACAGCACCGTCTGGCCGCAGGGGGTCCTGGTGCGTCACAGCCGCTCGCTCTATAAAGCCATCGCACCGTATAACGTGGCCTTGCCCTCCGACGTCTCTCATGCCAGGTTTTAT TTCCTGTTCCACAAGCCTCTGCGGATCCTGAACCTGTTGATCGGGATCGAGTCGAGCGTGGTGCTGTATCAGCTGTACTCTCTGCTGCGCTCCGAGCGCTGGAACCACACGCTCTCGCTGGGTCTCATCCTCTTCTGCAACTATTACGTGCTGTTCAAGCTGCTTCGGGACCGTCTGGTGCTGGGGAAGGCCTACTCGCACCCGCTCGCCGCCGGCCTCAACCTCAAGCCTCAGTGA
- the ildr1a gene encoding immunoglobulin-like domain-containing receptor 1a: MIVSALFLSLLTSGVLSIQVTLSETEKRTTLFASVTLRCDFSTSASLQNVVVTWRYKSFCKDPVLDYYSTAYQSALQLGRDPANDCVDSQRTVRTVAQKLGSNEAVLGNEYRDRKIYIQNKADLVIQDVMWWDNGMYFCAVEAPGDTGGDSDQEMKLIVYHWLTVLLIILGALMLVLLLCICCCQCCPQKCCCYVRCPCCPDTCCCPAKLVMQHRMMKEAQKAMTPWLNGQPMYAAMSNHSSSYQMNPMYPGSVSGKGGMTPLPLPPPHMASMPSLSVYGNGGPQGPNPVLDYLENQMRGMDVSSSMLQQQPSIPLQHLPLAPQHMPQRVPFSAGPPSMLSALDDGPASRRAPPGSRGARSSGSSCHYPRPSVQRSYSQEDMLDTRIRPGAYQPRSHSRDDLLAAERRGPRRDDYAPPPRRGSWSSANDEDSRRGGTRGHYPPSYSEYEPGKKPGKRPEHFSDKSSRSGASIVI, translated from the exons ATGATCGTGTCTGCGCTGTTTCTGAGTCTCCTGACCTCAG GTGTTCTGTCCATCCAGGTCACCCTCTCGGAGACAGAGAAGCGCACGACTCTCTTCGCATCGGTCACCCTGCGCTGTGATTTCTCCACCTCTGCTTCGCTGCAGAATGTGGTGGTCACTTGGAGATACAAGTCCTTCTGCAAAGACCCAGTTCTGGACTACTACTCCACAG CGTACCAGTCGGCCCTTCAGTTGGGTCGAGACCCTGCTAATGACTGTGTGGACTCACAACGTACCGTCCGAACTGTGGCTCAGAAACTGGGATCCAACGAGGCAGTGCTGGGAAACGAGTACAGAGACCGCAAAATCTACATCCAGAACA AGGCTGATCTGGTCATTCAGGACGTGATGTGGTGGGATAACGGCATGTATTTCTGCGCTGTGGAAGCACCTGGAGACACAGGAGGAGATTCAGACCAAGAGATGAAGCTCATCGTGTACC ATTGGCTGACGGTTCTCCTCATCATCCTCGGCGCACTGATGCTCGTCCTCCTCTTGTGTATCTGCTGCTGTCAGTGCTGTCCGCAGAAGTGCTGCTGTTACGTGCGCTGCCCCTGCTGCCCAGACACCTGCTGCTGCCCCGCTAAAC tggTGATGCAGCACAGGATGATGAAGGAGGCTCAGAAGGCCATGACTCCGTGGCTGAACGGACAGCCCATGTACGCCGCGATGAGTAACCACAGCTCCTCGTACCAGATGAACCCCATGTACCCAG GCTCAGTATCAGGCAAAGGTGGGATGACTCCTCTGCCGCTGCCTCCTCCACACATGGCATCGATGCCTTCTCTGAGTGTTTACGGTAACGGTGGCCCCCAGGGGCCGAATCCGGTGCTGGACTATCTGGAGAACCAGATGCGTGGCATGGACGTCTCCAGCTCGATGCTCCAGCAGCAGCCCTCCATCCCACTGCAGCACCTTCCTCTTGCTCCCCAACACATGCCCCAGCGTGTGCCCTTCTCCGCCGGGCCTCCCAGCATGCTCTCTGCTCTGGACGACGGCCCCGCCTCCCGCAGGGCCCCGCCCGGCTCTCGAGGAGCCCGCTCCAGCGGCTCGTCCTGTCACTATCCTCGGCCGTCCGTCCAGCGCAGCTACAGTCAGGAGGACATGCTGGACACTCGGATCCGGCCCGGAGCGTACCAGCCCCGCTCTCACTCCAGAGACGACCTGCTGGCCGCTGAGCGCCGGGGCCCCAGACGAGACGATTACGCCCCCCCGCCCCGCCGCGGCTCCTGGAGCTCAGCTAACGACGAGGACAGCAGACGCGGAGGCACTCGAGGACATTATCCTCCCAGCTACAGCGAGTACGAGCCGGGGAAGAAGCCTGGGAAGCGGCCTGAGCACTTCTCC GATAAGAGTTCTCGGAGCGGTGCCAGTATAGTCATCTGA